The genomic window AAGGCAGATGCAGGAGAATCTTGATATCGCCCGGTTGTGGCAGCACTGGCCGGACGTTGTCGGTCCTGAGCTGAGCGAGACGGCAAAGCCCCTGGGGAGGAGAAAGGGGGCTCTGGTCATTGGTGTCCAGGACAGCGCAGCAATGCAGGAGCTGAGGTTCTATGCCCAGGAGATCCTGGATCGGATAGCGGAGTTTTTGGACCACCAGCCCTTTGACAAGGTGGCGGTGGAACTGATAAAGGGAAGGGCTTGTCTGGACGGGGTGCAGCTCGACCACTCCTGGATCGTGCCTGAGCCCGAACTGCCCGAATACATCGGTGAATTGGCTCCATATTTACCGGAAGGCTCTGCCATTCGTTCCTGCTATGAGGCGTATGTACGAGCCGTGACTGAGCGATCAGGCCAGGGCAGACAGACAAAGAGTGATGGTCTGGATGGAAAAGACTAATCTGTGCGCCGCACCCGGACCTTGAATATGGTCCACAAAGAATCGCAACTCTCCAGTTTTGAGGAGGATATACACCCATGAGCGATGAGCTGACCCTTGAATCTCTGCAGCTTTCCAAGCCGCTGGAAAAAATGACCGCCAAGGAACTTCGCGAGCTGGCTATTGACAAGATCCCGCAGATTACCGGCGCATCCGGTATGGGCAAGGACGAGCTGGTCAGCGCCATCAAGGAAGAGCTGGGTCTGACCGATGATTCCCAGGCATCGGCCTACAAGGAAGAGATCCGGTCTCTGAAACGAAGGATCAAAGATCTGCGGGCCCAGAAGCAGGAAGCCGGCACTTTGAGTCAGAAGGAAAAGGACAAGCTGCGCAAGGAGATCAAGCAGCTCAAGCGCCGGACCCGGCGACTGGCCGCTGGGTAAAAAACTGCAAATTTTTTCTTGACAGGCAGCGCCAAATTCTTTAGACAGTTCTTTCGCGTTTGGGGGTTGGTCTAGAGGCAAGACGCCGGGTTCTGGCCCCGGTAACAAAGGTTCGAATCCTTTACCCCCAGCCAATTTAGGGCGTCCCCATCGTCTAGCCCGGTCCAGGACACCGGCCTTTCACGCCGGCGACGGGGGTTCAAATCCCCCTGGGGACGCCAAAAAAAAACAAGCGGTTGCGTTTTCCCCTGGTTTTGGCCAGGGGATTTTTTTGTGCTCAGGGTTTGCTTCAGACCTCAATGGGGCCATCTGGCGGCTCATCCCCAAAGTTCTTGGATAACCCGCATGCCGGAAACTGAAGGACACATCTCTTGCAGAGACGTTACTACGACAGCCACGCTTTTATATGGCCTTGCCAGGGATTGGTCCGTGGCCACGATTTTGGCCGACGCATCCAAGGCTCGTGCCGGTCGTAAATCGAAAAGCCACGGACCAATCCCCGGCTTCGGCCAAGGACACTTTGAATTTAAGGAAAATGTGGCTTTAGAGTTAATGCGCCGTATGGCTTAAGGCATGCTTGCCTCCCACCAGGCGTGCACGCCCAAAAGATGCAGAATCTGCTCCTGCTCGGCATAGACTTGCTTGTCCCGGCCCCAGGCTGCAAGCTCCTGGATTTCGGGTCGAATGTACTGGGCAGGATCAAACGCCCTGGCTCCATTCCAGGCCGGCAGGCTCTCCCGTATCCCTTGCAGGTGTTTCAGCGCAGGCACAAACCGACCTTCCCTTCCGCTCTGCAGGCAGAGCTGCTCAAAAATGCGCAAACCATCCGGATCAAAGTCCCCGAAATGGACCCATGTGCACTTTTGGGGCAGACTGCGCAGCCACATGGCCGAAAGCCCTGTATTGTAGCCGGGGCAAAACAGGACCATTCCCCGGGCCGGCTGTATCTGCTGAAAAGGGGCCAGGTTTTCGCTGCTCAGAACGAAATCTATGCCGGTGAGATCAAACTCTTCAACCTGAGCGGCTCTGGGTCCGGGAATGCACACCTGGCCCAGGGCAGAAGTGACCAGGCTCAAGTCAAGTATCCCGGGACGATGGGTGAGCGGGGCACAGGCCTTAAGCCGCAGTTCGCCCCGCAGATGGCGGTCCCTGGACCAGAGGGCAAAAATCTTGTTTAATATCGGAATACGCTGGATGTGCTTGGAGTCGCCAAAGACCCGGGCGCTGACCGCCTGCATTCGCAATGAATGCTCAGGCTTCTGGCCGTTTTCTTCCAGATCCCGCAGCAGGCGCAGGGCCTCAAGGGGGCGCGAGCCGATGTTCACCTCCAGGCCCAGCCTCTGGACCAGCTCCTGGGCCTGGTCTCTGGCCTGAATGACTTCCAGGCACTGACCCTCGACGATCTCCCGCAGCCCAGCCGCATCAGCCAGGACCACCTCCCGGCCCTGTCTGAGCGCCAGTCCGGCTTCGATAAGGGGATCCAGAACCCTGGTATAGTGTATCCGGCCCTGCTCCAAGAGTTCAGTCCAGACCAGGCATTTCTTGAGCATGCAACCCTCAGGCCTCACCCTTATGGTAGATCGAGACGTGGGTCACCCCTTGCTTTAAGGGGGTGAGCAGGTGGCAGATGGTATCTGGGACCTCAATGGTCCGGGGTAGGGCGACCAGGAGCTGAGAACCGGAACGATCCAGGAGCTCGCGCACGGTATACACGGCCTGCTCGTCCAGGCGTTCGGCCTCGTCCAAAGCCATGATCAAAAGCCCTCTGGCCTGGGCCTGTCCGGCCTCCCCACCCCAGTGAAACAACAAGGCCAGACAAATGGCCAGATTGATCCCTAAGGTCTCGCCTCCGGAAAACCCTTTTTGCCTGCTCTCCCCGTCCTGGTCGGTGATGGACCAGCCCAGATCGATGTAGGTGCGGTAATCGGCGATCTGCTCTTCACTCACATCCCCCCGGCCCTGGCGGAAAATACTTTTGACCAGGGTCTGAACAAACTCCCGAAGGGTGGTCTGGCTGCCGAAATCCATGAGGGAGAGGACCTCGCCCTTGAGCTTTTTCAAGTTTTCATACTGGGCAAGATACTTCAGCTCAATGCGCACCTGGCGAATCCGGCCGAAACGGATGTCGGCCAGGATGGCATTCACCTTGTCCAGGCGGCGCTTGAGCTTGGAGATCTCCTGATCCACCTTTTGCCGGATATCCTGCACATAGGTCTTGATCCTGGCCTCAATCTCCCCCAGCTCCCGCTGCAGGCGCTGAAACTGATCCTCGACCTTGTCCAGCTCCAGGAAGGAGGGGATGATGTTTTCCAGGATCATGTCCACCCGGGCCTCGGTCGGGCTGTCCGGGGGCAGATGCAGGGAATTTTCCTGGACAATACGGCCCACACTTTTGTTCAGATCTTCGGCGGCCGCTTCCCATTGGGCCCGCAGTCTGGAGACATTCTCAAGACTGTGCTCTCCAGGCCTGTACCCCGGATCCTGCCCGGGATAGTACCTCTTCCAGGTCTCCAGAAACTCCAGCTCCGTCTTCTTGGCCTGCTCTTCCTTTTCATTGAGTCGCTGGATCTCGTCCCCTATCCTCTGAAACAGTTCGCCTTTGCGCGCGGACTCGGTATACAGGTTGTATATGGTTTCTTCCTGCTTTTTCAATTCATTGTCCAGACTGGAGATCCTGTCCTGAATAACCTGAGCCTTGGAAAAATCGATCCGGCCCTCCAAAACATCCATGGGTTCTTCGTTTCGCAGGCCCTGCAAACGGGTCACCGTTCTGTCCAGCTCCTTATCAGTCCGGGAAAATTCGGCCTGCAGATTCTTGATTTCCGTACGCACCCGAACCAGCTCTTTGTCCACTCCAGCCAGCTCCTGATCCAGCTTTTTCCGTTCCCTTTCCAGGCTCTTGAGCTCTTTTTCGCCCTGCGTGCACTGTTTCGCCGCGTCCTGGAGTGCAAAATGATCCTTTCTGGCGTATAGGTCCTGCACATAGCGGTATTGCTTCAAGATGGCCGAAGACTGTTTTTCCAGCTCCGAGATCTCCTCCTTCATCCGGGCGTGCTCGGCAGTGCAGGTCGAATCCTCCAGGGCCTCCCACATCCCGAGCAGCTTCCTGCCCGTCTTGATCCGCTCCCGGTTTCTGCGCCGCTCGTTTTCCATCCTGTCCAGCTCTGTCTGCAAATGGTCCTTTTCCCGGCCCAGGCGCTTGAGCTCCCTGGCCCTGGCCCGGGCTCCGAGCCAGACATGGGATTTCGGGGCGTACCAGTACAGGCCGCCCTGACCTGAAATATCACCCGTACCGGCCTGTATGGAGCGAAAGTTTTCCGGGTCCCCATCCTTGGCCAGAAGCAAAAACTCTTCCTGGCCCAAATCCTGGTCGGAGAGCTCAGCAGGATCCTCAATCAGCACTCCCCGGGCAAAAGGCCCCAGCCTGGCCTGGACCCGGGCGGCCTGTTCCAGATCCAGATGTTCATACCGTGAGGCCACCAGCCTTAGCCGGCCGGCATCCACTTCCCGGGCTACAGCCGGGGGCAGGCTGGGCCGGCCCTGTTCCAGATCGGCAATCTGCTGCTCCAGTGTTTCCAGACTGTCGGTGACCCGGGCAATAGGCGCATCAAAGTCCACATTCTCCCAGGACTCGACCAGGTCTTCGAAGGCCTGCCTGCCCATCTGCACAGCATCACTGCCTTCCGGGATCTCCGGGGTCAGCTCCCTGGCCAATCCCCGAGCCTTCTGGTAACTGTCCGCCCGCTGTTTAAGCTCTGCGCACCGTTTTTTCAGTTCCGGGAGACTGTCCAGCCTGGCCTTGTCTTTTTGGGCCTGGTTCCAGGCCTGCTGCACATCGACCCACGAGGTCAGTGTGCGGCCTGCAATCTCTGGAGCCTGCTTTAGCAGGTTCTGCAGTTCCCGGTACCGGTCCCTGTCCACCCGGAGATACTTGAGCCGCTCGGCAAGCTCCGCTGTCTGGACCTCAAGCCGGCCTGACCTGGCTTTGAGATCCTCCCGCTTGCTGGTCAGGCCCTCGCCCTCTGTCTCCAACTGCTCCAGGCGGGTGCCCATGTCCGCAACCTGCTCCTGCAGGGTCTTTTCCCGTTCCAGGGCCTGTACATACTCTTGATGGTGCTTTTGCTGCCTGGACAGCTCATCCTGGCGGCTGACATACTTGTCCCGTTCCTGACTGAGCTCGCTTTTACGGTCCTTGCTCTGCCTCAGCCTTTCCTCCAGCTCCTGCATCTCCCGGGATGTCCGGGCCTCCCGCTCTTTTTCCCTGCCCAGCTTTTCCCGGCAGGACCTGATCGCGGACTGCACCCGGCCCAGCTCAGTGGACAAATACAGGCGTCTGCGGTCGTCCACCCGGGAACGCTTTTCTTCCAGCTCCTGCCTGACGGCCCGGAACCTGTCCAGGGCCTGGAGCTGTTCAGTCAGCTTGCGCCGATCGCGCATCAAGCGCTCCACATCCGCAAACTTGACCCCCTGGGCCGGATCCGGGCAGAGCATCTCCATCAAAAAGGCCCCCAGCCTGTCCAGCTTGGGCCGGGTGACCTGGCTCCACAAGGCGGCAAACTTCTTCTTGCCCTGCCGGTCCATGGATACGGGCAGCAGCCCCTGGGCAAAAAGGTGGCGGTGGTACTCGTCAACCGAGGAAAAATCATTGGCCTGGCCCTGGATGTCCCGGTGCAGGATGTTTTTTTTCAGAGCCTGAAAATCCGGGGTGATCAATGATTTCTCCCGGTCCATGAACAGATCGAGATCGGCCGGGACATGGGTCAGGACAAAAGGCCCGAGCTCCAGGC from Desulfovermiculus halophilus DSM 18834 includes these protein-coding regions:
- a CDS encoding DUF721 domain-containing protein yields the protein MQNISRAIHTYVHSRQMQENLDIARLWQHWPDVVGPELSETAKPLGRRKGALVIGVQDSAAMQELRFYAQEILDRIAEFLDHQPFDKVAVELIKGRACLDGVQLDHSWIVPEPELPEYIGELAPYLPEGSAIRSCYEAYVRAVTERSGQGRQTKSDGLDGKD
- a CDS encoding SbcC/MukB-like Walker B domain-containing protein, with the translated sequence MKKTVQKIPEVFVPDDIVATGLLLVGYKLFPAAHIALHPRMTVLSGNNAVGKTTILDAVQTILICHQQYINLNVATGQYDRTLSGQLSGRVGWAVLTVSGHEEITALGVRLHAKATTESLELGPFVLTHVPADLDLFMDREKSLITPDFQALKKNILHRDIQGQANDFSSVDEYHRHLFAQGLLPVSMDRQGKKKFAALWSQVTRPKLDRLGAFLMEMLCPDPAQGVKFADVERLMRDRRKLTEQLQALDRFRAVRQELEEKRSRVDDRRRLYLSTELGRVQSAIRSCREKLGREKEREARTSREMQELEERLRQSKDRKSELSQERDKYVSRQDELSRQQKHHQEYVQALEREKTLQEQVADMGTRLEQLETEGEGLTSKREDLKARSGRLEVQTAELAERLKYLRVDRDRYRELQNLLKQAPEIAGRTLTSWVDVQQAWNQAQKDKARLDSLPELKKRCAELKQRADSYQKARGLARELTPEIPEGSDAVQMGRQAFEDLVESWENVDFDAPIARVTDSLETLEQQIADLEQGRPSLPPAVAREVDAGRLRLVASRYEHLDLEQAARVQARLGPFARGVLIEDPAELSDQDLGQEEFLLLAKDGDPENFRSIQAGTGDISGQGGLYWYAPKSHVWLGARARARELKRLGREKDHLQTELDRMENERRRNRERIKTGRKLLGMWEALEDSTCTAEHARMKEEISELEKQSSAILKQYRYVQDLYARKDHFALQDAAKQCTQGEKELKSLERERKKLDQELAGVDKELVRVRTEIKNLQAEFSRTDKELDRTVTRLQGLRNEEPMDVLEGRIDFSKAQVIQDRISSLDNELKKQEETIYNLYTESARKGELFQRIGDEIQRLNEKEEQAKKTELEFLETWKRYYPGQDPGYRPGEHSLENVSRLRAQWEAAAEDLNKSVGRIVQENSLHLPPDSPTEARVDMILENIIPSFLELDKVEDQFQRLQRELGEIEARIKTYVQDIRQKVDQEISKLKRRLDKVNAILADIRFGRIRQVRIELKYLAQYENLKKLKGEVLSLMDFGSQTTLREFVQTLVKSIFRQGRGDVSEEQIADYRTYIDLGWSITDQDGESRQKGFSGGETLGINLAICLALLFHWGGEAGQAQARGLLIMALDEAERLDEQAVYTVRELLDRSGSQLLVALPRTIEVPDTICHLLTPLKQGVTHVSIYHKGEA